The following are encoded together in the Zingiber officinale cultivar Zhangliang chromosome 8A, Zo_v1.1, whole genome shotgun sequence genome:
- the LOC122008177 gene encoding apoptosis inhibitor 5-like protein API5 isoform X2: MASDSAADAAEVERLYEFGECLNEAKDKTLHEGEYQGIIAAVKGQSVKAKQLAAQLIPRFFKFFPSLATDAMTAQFDLIEEDELGIRIQAIRGLPLLCKDTPEYISKIVDVLGQLLIYEENVERDAVQKSLMTLLRHDVKASLTALFKHIEIGAENVREKVICFLKDKVFPLKAELLRPQVEMERYVTDLVKKSLQDVTGAEFKLFMDFLRSFSIFGDGVPPENMQELIEIIEGQADLDAQFNVEDVDHIDRLISCMCMALPFFVRGASSSKFLNYVNKHILPVFDKLPEERKLDLLKNLAETSPRASAQDSRQLLPSIVTLLKKYMPLRKTEEPKYNYLECLLYSFHHLAHKTPNTTNSLCGYKIVTGQPSDRLGEDFSENYRDFIERLKSTEEFVKNSMKKLNHAMNNHNKAMSSAKTQEAKAKIKIEQQQSTSALRICNNILAMTQPLHAKAPSFIGDEKINLSWKEPVKQSSASTATGSKRNASVNGLNASTGTNKKARGEGIVQNKLVDRALQGLSQAGGRRNGRAGRSWGGRGRKARGFP; the protein is encoded by the exons ATGGCCTCCGATTCCGCTGCCGATGCCGCTGAAGTCGAGAGGCTCTACGAATTCGGGGAGTGTCTCAACGAGGCCAAAGACAAGACTCTG CATGAGGGTGAGTATCAAGGTATCATCGCGGCGGTGAAGGGGCAGAGCGTGAAGGCGAAGCAGCTGGCCGCGCAGCTCATTCCGCGGTTTTTTAAGTTCTTCCCCAGCCTCGCTACCGATGCCATGACTGCGCAGTTTGATTTGATTGAAGAGGATGAACTCGGG ATCAGAATACAAGCTATTCGAGGTCTTCCTCTTCTGTGCAAGGATACCCCTGAATATATATCCAAAATTGTGGATGTTCTTGGACAACTCTTAATATATG AGGAAAATGTGGAGCGTGATGCGGTGCAAAAATCCTTGATGACCCTTCTAAGGCATGATGTAAAAG CTTCTTTAACAGCTTTGTTTAAGCATATTGAGATAGGAGCAGAGAATGTTCGTGAGAAGGTTATTTGTTTTCTTAAGGACAAG GTGTTTCCTCTCAAGGCTGAACTTCTAAGGCCTCAAGTGGAAATGGAAAGATATGTTACTGATTTGGTGAAAAAG AGCTTACAAGATGTAACTGGTGCTGAGTTTAAGTTATTTATGGATTTCCTGAGGAGTTTTAGCATTTTTGGTGATGGCGTGCCTCCAGAAAATATGCAAGAACTGATTGAGATTATTGAAGGACAGGCTGACCTAGATGCTCAATTCAAT GTTGAAGATGTTGATCATATTGACAGACTGATTTCCTGCATGTGTATGGCTCTTCCTTTTTTTGTG AGAGGTGCCTCAAGCAGCAAGTTCCTCAATTATGTCAACAAACACATATTACCtgtatttgataag CTTCCTGAAGAGAGGAAATTAGATTTGCTCAAGAATCTTGCTGAAACTTCACCTCGTGCAAGCGCTCAGGATTCACGTCAACTTCTTCCATCCATTGTAACACTATTAAAG AAGTACATGCCTCTGAGAAAGACGGAAGAACCTAAATATAACTATCTGGAGTGCTTACTATACTCATTTCACCATTTAGCGCACAAG ACCCCAAACACTACCAATAGCCTTTGTGGGTACAAGATTGTTACTGGTCAGCCTTCAGACCGGCTGGGAGAGGACTTTTCAGAGAATTACAGAGATTTCATTGAGAG ATTGAAATCCACGGAAGAATTTGTGAAGAATTCCATGAAGAAATTAAACCACGCCATGAATAATCACAACAAAGCAATGTCTTCAGCAAAGACACAAGAGGCAAAGGCTAAGATA AAAATCGAGCAGCAGCAAAGTACATCAGCATTACGCATCTGCAACAATATACTGGCAATGACCCAG CCATTACACGCAAAAGCACCTTCATTCATCGGAGACGAAAAAATAAACCTATCATGGAAGGAACCAGTGAAACAATCATCAGCTTCAACTGCTACAGG GAGTAAGAGGAATGCATCTGTCAATGGGTTAAATGCAAGCACTGGAACTAACAAAAAGGCACGTGGTGAGGGAATCGTGCAAAACAAGCTCGTCGACAGAGCATTGCAAGGTTTGTCTCAGGCTGGTGGTAGGAGAAATGGAAGAGCAGGAAGAAGTTGGGGAGGGCGAGGCAGAAAAGCAAGAGGTTTTCCTTAA
- the LOC122008177 gene encoding apoptosis inhibitor 5-like protein API5 isoform X1, producing MASDSAADAAEVERLYEFGECLNEAKDKTLHEGEYQGIIAAVKGQSVKAKQLAAQLIPRFFKFFPSLATDAMTAQFDLIEEDELGIRIQAIRGLPLLCKDTPEYISKIVDVLGQLLIYEENVERDAVQKSLMTLLRHDVKASLTALFKHIEIGAENVREKVICFLKDKVFPLKAELLRPQVEMERYVTDLVKKSLQDVTGAEFKLFMDFLRSFSIFGDGVPPENMQELIEIIEGQADLDAQFNVEDVDHIDRLISCMCMALPFFVRGASSSKFLNYVNKHILPVFDKLPEERKLDLLKNLAETSPRASAQDSRQLLPSIVTLLKKYMPLRKTEEPKYNYLECLLYSFHHLAHKTPNTTNSLCGYKIVTGQPSDRLGEDFSENYRDFIESRLKSTEEFVKNSMKKLNHAMNNHNKAMSSAKTQEAKAKIKIEQQQSTSALRICNNILAMTQPLHAKAPSFIGDEKINLSWKEPVKQSSASTATGSKRNASVNGLNASTGTNKKARGEGIVQNKLVDRALQGLSQAGGRRNGRAGRSWGGRGRKARGFP from the exons ATGGCCTCCGATTCCGCTGCCGATGCCGCTGAAGTCGAGAGGCTCTACGAATTCGGGGAGTGTCTCAACGAGGCCAAAGACAAGACTCTG CATGAGGGTGAGTATCAAGGTATCATCGCGGCGGTGAAGGGGCAGAGCGTGAAGGCGAAGCAGCTGGCCGCGCAGCTCATTCCGCGGTTTTTTAAGTTCTTCCCCAGCCTCGCTACCGATGCCATGACTGCGCAGTTTGATTTGATTGAAGAGGATGAACTCGGG ATCAGAATACAAGCTATTCGAGGTCTTCCTCTTCTGTGCAAGGATACCCCTGAATATATATCCAAAATTGTGGATGTTCTTGGACAACTCTTAATATATG AGGAAAATGTGGAGCGTGATGCGGTGCAAAAATCCTTGATGACCCTTCTAAGGCATGATGTAAAAG CTTCTTTAACAGCTTTGTTTAAGCATATTGAGATAGGAGCAGAGAATGTTCGTGAGAAGGTTATTTGTTTTCTTAAGGACAAG GTGTTTCCTCTCAAGGCTGAACTTCTAAGGCCTCAAGTGGAAATGGAAAGATATGTTACTGATTTGGTGAAAAAG AGCTTACAAGATGTAACTGGTGCTGAGTTTAAGTTATTTATGGATTTCCTGAGGAGTTTTAGCATTTTTGGTGATGGCGTGCCTCCAGAAAATATGCAAGAACTGATTGAGATTATTGAAGGACAGGCTGACCTAGATGCTCAATTCAAT GTTGAAGATGTTGATCATATTGACAGACTGATTTCCTGCATGTGTATGGCTCTTCCTTTTTTTGTG AGAGGTGCCTCAAGCAGCAAGTTCCTCAATTATGTCAACAAACACATATTACCtgtatttgataag CTTCCTGAAGAGAGGAAATTAGATTTGCTCAAGAATCTTGCTGAAACTTCACCTCGTGCAAGCGCTCAGGATTCACGTCAACTTCTTCCATCCATTGTAACACTATTAAAG AAGTACATGCCTCTGAGAAAGACGGAAGAACCTAAATATAACTATCTGGAGTGCTTACTATACTCATTTCACCATTTAGCGCACAAG ACCCCAAACACTACCAATAGCCTTTGTGGGTACAAGATTGTTACTGGTCAGCCTTCAGACCGGCTGGGAGAGGACTTTTCAGAGAATTACAGAGATTTCATTGAGAG CAGATTGAAATCCACGGAAGAATTTGTGAAGAATTCCATGAAGAAATTAAACCACGCCATGAATAATCACAACAAAGCAATGTCTTCAGCAAAGACACAAGAGGCAAAGGCTAAGATA AAAATCGAGCAGCAGCAAAGTACATCAGCATTACGCATCTGCAACAATATACTGGCAATGACCCAG CCATTACACGCAAAAGCACCTTCATTCATCGGAGACGAAAAAATAAACCTATCATGGAAGGAACCAGTGAAACAATCATCAGCTTCAACTGCTACAGG GAGTAAGAGGAATGCATCTGTCAATGGGTTAAATGCAAGCACTGGAACTAACAAAAAGGCACGTGGTGAGGGAATCGTGCAAAACAAGCTCGTCGACAGAGCATTGCAAGGTTTGTCTCAGGCTGGTGGTAGGAGAAATGGAAGAGCAGGAAGAAGTTGGGGAGGGCGAGGCAGAAAAGCAAGAGGTTTTCCTTAA
- the LOC122008178 gene encoding ubiquitin-conjugating enzyme E2 variant 1D-like, whose protein sequence is MGTEEASVVVPRNFRLLEELERGEKGIGDGTVSYGMDDADDTFMRSWTGTIIGPPNSVHDGRIYQLKLFCDMDYPDKPPMVRFQTPINMACVDQETGLVEPNLFPMLTNWQRKFTMEDLLVSLKKEMSASYNRKLHQPTAQGNDDRRMEQKDIVLRCVIL, encoded by the exons ATGGGAACCGAGGAAGCGAGTGTGGTCG TTCCAAGAAACTTCAGATTGCTGGAGGAGCTTGAGAGGGGGGAGAAGGGGATCGGTGATGGTACTGTCAGCTATGGAATGGACGATGCAGATGATACTTTCATGCGTTCTTGGACAGGGACTATTATTGGTCCTCCTAAT AGCGTTCATGATGGCCGGATATATCAGTTGAAACTGTTCTGCGACATGGACTATCCTGACAAACCTCCGATGGTTCGGTTTCAGACACCGATAAATATGGCATGCGTAGACCAGGAAACTGGATTG GTTGAACCAAACTTATTTCCAATGCTTACAAATTGGCAGAGGAAATTCACCATGGAAGACCTTTTAGTGAGCTTGAAGAAAGAGATGTCAGCTTCCTATAACCGGAAGCTTCACCAGCCGACTGCGCAAG GCAATGACGATCGGAGGATGGAACAGAAGGACATAGTACTAAGATGTGTCATCCTTTGA